From the Prochlorococcus marinus str. AS9601 genome, the window CTTATTGGCTCTATTCTGGCTTTAAAAATAATATGGACAACTATATCTTTGAAAAAGTTTGGTTGGAAAGAAATTAAATCCTTAGATTTAGAACTAATTGATATGGTTTTATTAATTGCGGGTGGATTTGTTGTTTTAGGAGAAGTGGTATCACCTTTATTTTCTATCAGTTTGGTCGAACTTTTTTCTAAAAATATCTCTAATGAATTGTCTCAATCTTTAAAAATTTTCTTTGGATATCTTTTTATGGCTATTCCTCCATTATGGATAGTTTTTTATCAAATTAAATCCTTAAATGGTGAATTTACTTTTAAAAAGGATTATTTACAGTTCAATTTCTTGCCAATAAAATATGCAATTATTCAGGGAATTAAAGGTTGGTTAACAATTGTGCCTTTTGTTTTATTGATCTCTCTAATTATGAATAGTCTGATCGATAATCAGAATGGTAGTAACCCGTTGCTGGAAATTGTTCTTAATAATAATAATTACTTATCATTTTTTCTATTATTTGTAACAACAACTCTATTAGCTCCTCTATTTGAAGAGATTATATTTCGCGGTATTTTACTACCAACTCTTTCAAGAGATTTTGGAGTTATTTCGGGTATCATAGTTTCAGCTTTTATCTTTGCATTAGCCCATTTAAGTTTGGGAGAAATGCCGCCATTATTTGTTCTAGGGATTGGATTAGCAATTACGAGAATTGCTTCAGGGAGTTTATTTTCCTCAGTGATTATGCATTCTTTATGGAATGGATTGACTTTCTTAAATTTGTTTTTATTGAGGACATAAAGAATTTATTTTTTTACTTGCGAATCAAACAAAAAGATGTTTATTTAATTTATAACACTTCTTTTATTTAGTAATAAATCTTAGATGAAACCTTATGGGCATCAACTTAATTTAAAAAAAAAAGGTTCATATGTAAGTAAAAATAATTCTGAAAAAATATCCAAAATTAATATCAAATTAATACATCAAATTTTTGACACCATTAATATCTCTCTTTTGGTATTAATATTCACCTTATTTTTCTCGTCTTTTGATAGTCAAAGAAAATGGTCAAATACATATAAAAACTTATCTAAAACAAGAGCTATTAACAATAATCTCATTGATTATATTTCTAAAATTGAGGAATTTTATATTAGTGAACTTGAGTCTATCAATACTTACAGAAAAACTAAACCTGAAGATTTAATCTATCTAGATAAACTTCCAGAAAAAAAAGAAAGTTTATTTAAGAAAAATTTAAGTAGTTTCATTGCAGGTTTTAGTGATAGCAAATATCAAAGGGGATATTGATGAAAAAATACAAAAAAATCGTTCGTCTAATACCCCTTGATCAAAGAAGATTTAAATTTCTCTATATTTTTAGCTTACTATTAATATTTTGTTTGTTTGGTAGGTTAGTTAAATTGCAAGTCTTTAATGCTTCTGATTTACAAAGGAAAGCTAGATTAATACAGTCTTCTAAAACTAACGCCTTAAAAAAAAGGAGAGCGATTGTTGATAGAAATAATAGACTAGTTGCTTACGATAAACCGCTCTATAAATTATGGGCCCATCCAAAATATTTTAATTTTCCTGGTGATTCAATTAATAGAGTTCGCAGTATTGAAGAAGTTACAGAAAAATTGTCATCTATCTTGGATATAAATGGTGAAATACTCTTGAGTAAATTTAATAATAAAGTGAGTGGCATCAAGCTTTTAGATAAAATTTCCGAAGAAAAGGCAGAAAAGATTAAGAACCTTCAAATAAGCGGACTTGATTTGTTTAAATATTCGCAGAGATATTATCCACAAGGGGAGCTTTACTCTAATCTTGTAGGTTTTGTTAATGATGAGAATAAGGCTTCAGCAGGTTTAGAGCTTCATCTAGATAATCAAATTAAAGTTTTTAATAAAAGTAATTTAATAAAAAGAGGAGGAGATGGAACTCCTCTACCGGATAATTCAGCCCCAGGTGATTTTATTTCTGATTACAAAAGTTTAGGCCTAACTTTAGATTCAAAATTACAGAAAGCGTCATTCAATGCATTATCAAAGCAAGTAAGTAAATGGAAAGCCAAGAAGGGATTTGCCATAGTTATGGATGTTAATAATGGCCGGATTCTTTCCTTGGTTACATTTCCGTCATATGATCCAAATAAATTTTGGCAGTATAATTCTGAACTCTTTAGAGGTTGGTATTCTCAAGATTTATTTGAACCTGGTTCAACTTTTAAACCTATTAATCTTGCCTTGGCTTTAGAAGAAAAAGTAATCCAGAAAGATGGAGTAGTTGAAGATATTGGAAAAATTAATGTTGGAGGATGGACGCTTTCTAATTGGGATAAAAAAGGCAATGGATATATTGACTATCCAAAAGTTTTGCAGGTTTCAAGTAATGTTGGGATGGTAAAAATAATGCAAAATTTAGATCCTACAATTTATTGGGATAGGCTAAAAAATTTAGGTATAAATAAAAATTTAGAGACTGACTTATTTGAATCAACTGCTGGCCAACTAAAGAGCAAAGATTTATTTGTAAATCAATCAATTGAGCCTGCTGTAACTTCTTTTGGTAAAGGGTTCTCAATCTCGCCACTTAAATTGCTTCAACTTCATGCGGCTCTAGCAAACGGGGGTTTTGAAGTGACTCCACATGTAACCTCAACTTTCAAAGAAAGAGTTAATAAAAATCCAAAGAAACAATTTTTTTCACCGGATGTCTCTAAAATTGTTCTTCAATGGATGGAGAGTGTAGTTGATAAAGGTAGTGGATCTGGAGCAAAAATCGAGGATTATAGGATAGCTGGGAAAACGGGTACTTCTCAAAAAGCCATAAATGGTTCATATACAAATAAAAAAGTTTGTAGTTTTGTCGCAACCTTACCAGTTAATGATCCAAAATTTGCTGTCCTCGTCGTTGTTGATGAGCCATCTAAATCATATGCATATGGTTCAACTGTTGCAGTACCTGTAGCGAAAGAAATTATCGAGAGTTTGATAGTAATTGAAAAAATACCTCCTAATGTTAATGATCACGGAATGATTGTTAAAAAACCCTAAAATTTTCCATTTTTATAAATATTTAGTTCATTATCTGATGATTTCATCAGGAATAAAAGCTAGTTTATGTATATATACGATTATCTAGATATGAAATCAATTTTAGAACAATTGTCCTCAATGACCGTTGTTGTTGCAGATACTGGAGATTTAGATTCGATAAAAAAATTTCAACCAAGGGACGCCACCACTAATCCATCGCTAATACTTGCTGCTGCTAAGAACCCTGATTATGTGAAGTTAATTGATAAAGCTTTAGAAAGTTCACAAAAGACACTGTCCCAAGGATTCTCTGAAATTGAATTAATTAAAGAAACTGTTGACCAAGTTTCAGTATTTTTTGGAAAAGAAATATTGAAAATTATTTCAGGGCGTGTATCTACAGAAGTTGATGCGAGACTGAGCTTTGACACTGACGCTACGGTAGAAAAAGCAAGAAAATTGATCAATCTTTATAAAAATTTTGGAATTGAAAAGGAAAGAATTTTAATTAAGATTGCAGCAACGTGGGAGGGAATTAAGGCAGCTGAAATTTTGGAAAAAGAGGGTATTAAGTGCAACTTAACTTTACTTTTTAACTTCTGCCAAGCTGTAACTTGTGCCAATGCAAAGATAACTCTAATTTCTCCCTTCGTTGGCCGTATATTAGATTGGCATAAAGCAAAAACTGGTAAAACTAGTTTTGTTGGTGCTGAAGATCCTGGTGTTATTTCGGTAACACAGATATACAACTACTTTAAAGAAAAGGGATTCAAGACAGAAGTAATGGGAGCGAGTTTTAGAAATCTCGATGAAATAAAAGAATTAGCAGGTTGCGATCTTTTAACAATTGCACCAAAATTTCTTGAGGAACTTAAAAAAGAAAAAGGGGAGTTAGTTAGGAAATTAGATGAAAGTACCCAAATAAATAATTCTATTGATTACGAATTTGAAGAAAAAGATTTCAGATTAAGTATGTTAGAAGACCAAATGGCAAGTGAAAAGCTTAGTGAAGGAATCACTGGATTCAGTAAGGCTATAGAAGAATTAGAAGAGCTGCTAATAAAGAGATATTCAGAAATTAAAAATCATAAATTGATTCCTGCTAACTAAAGTTAAGTTCGAATTGAAAAAGAATTAAGCCCCCCTTTTTGTTAATAGTCGTCTGATAACTCTTTTAGCAATATCTTCATAACTCATTTCTCCTGATAATATTTGAGCAATACGTTTAGGTGCTGTTTTTCTTTTGACACCTAATTGATATCCAGTTCTGGGAAATCTATAAAATACCTGCGCTATTCTCCTCCCCCAAGCCATTGATTTCCCCCAAATGTTGTTAATCTTCTTCGTATAAAGATTTAAATCATCTACTTTCCCTGATAGGAACTGATCTATGTATTCTGCAGCATAAAAACTGCTAATTAAAGATGGTCTAATTCCTTCAGCTAAAAATGGATCACATAGAGATGCTGCATCTCCAACCGCTAAAACTTTGTCACCATTAATTGAGTGGAAGCCATTCCATATTCTCAGTTTCTTAGTAATTGTTTTATTAGTAAAATCATCAAAACCGAAGCTTCTGATAACTTGTTTATTTATAGCCTGATTTTCTAAGAGACCATTATTTATAAAAGTACCTAAACCAATATTTAAGCTTTCTCTTAGGGGGAATGCCCATGCAAAACCATATTTTATAAATCCAAACTCAAATCTAACTGCATCTCTAGGTATTTCACCTAACCCTTTCAATCTTAATGAGATTGTGTTGGCAAATTTCGGTTTTCTTGGCCCTAAATTGAAATAACTCGCCCATTTCGATTGGGAGCCATCTGCAATTACAAGAAATTCTGTAATATATTTTATTTTGTTATTGCAAGTAATTTCCCATTTATCATTTTTTTTTATGATTTTTTCTATCAATAATGGTCTCATTATCTGAGCTCCATTACTCAAGGATTCATTAAGTAATAATTGATCTAGTTTTTCTCTTTTAACAATCCAAAATGGCGATTCACCAGTCAGATCAGCAGTTACATTATCTGCAGCCTTCCATCTGAATTCAACATTTTTAATTTTTGATTCTATGCAATCTTCTATATTTAAAGGAAGAAATCTTTGCATTGAAGATGCCATCCCACCTGCACATGGTTTGTAATCTTGGGATTTTTCTTTTTCAATAATTAAAACTGAATATCCTTTCTTTGATAGGTTAAGAGCAGTGGAAGATCCTGATAGACCTCCACCAATTATTACAACATCAAATTCTATCAAACTTTTAGAATTTCCTTCTCTTTTTCAGACAATTTAGTTTCTATTAAAGCGATATATTTATCAGTAATTTTCTGAATTTCAGATTGATTATCTCTCGATTCGTCAATTGAAATAAGGCCATCTTTTTCGTCTTTTTTTTCTTTATCAACAGCATCTCTTCTGATATTTCTCAAGGCTACTTTTCCTTCCTCAGCGTATTTAGAGGCTAATTTACAAAATTCTTTTCTTCTTTCTTCTGTTAAAGGAGGAACATTTATTCTTATTACTTTCCCATCATTATTTGGAGTAATACCTAAATCACTCATAGAAATAGATTTCTCAATAGCTTGTAAACATGAAATATCGAAAGGTTGTATTGAGATTGTTTGTGAATCAACAGTGCTTATGGTGGCAAGCGATTTGATTGGTGTTTCTGCTCCGTAGTACTCAACACTTACTCTGTCTAACAATGAAGCATTAGCTCTACCTGTTCTAATTGTATTAAAGTTTCTTTGTGTAGCTTCAATACTTTTATTCATATTTTCTTGAATTTCTTTTTCTTTCATAATTAAAAAAATTAAATGATCTTTAACTAATTAAAGAGCCTATTGGCTCACCAGCAACAGCTCTAGAAATATTCCCTTTTTTGAATATATCAAAAACCATAATTGGGATATTATTATCTTTGCAAAGTGCAATTGCAGTACTGTCCATTACTGCAATTTCATCACTAAGAACTTGTTGATAACTGAGAGAGGAATATTTTTTTGCTTCTTTAAATTGATTTGGATCACGATCGTATACTCCATCAACCTTAGTAGCCTTCATAACAACTTCAGCGTTAATCTCTGCTGCCCTCAAAGCTGCCGTAGTATCAGTTGTAAAAAATGGATTTCCGCATCCACCTCCGAAGACTACAACTCTACCTTTTTCTAGGTGCCTCATGGCCCTTCTTCTGATGTAGGGTTCGGCAATTTCCTGCATTTCGATGGCTGTTTGCACTCTGGTTGCAACTCCAACTCTTTCAAGACCATCTTGAAGTGAAATTGCATTCATTACTGTTGCTAGCATTCCAACATAATCAGCCGTCGCTCTATCCATGCCATCTGCAGACCCTTTAAGCCCCCTAAAAATATTCCCACCCCCAACAACTATTGCAAGTTGTACATTATTTTCGACTACTTTTGAAACATCCTCCGCGATTGACTGAACTATAGCAGGATCAATACCATAAGGTTTTTCACCCATTAGTGCTTCACCACTAAGTTTTAAGAGAACTCTTTTGTAAGTCATTCAATAATTGTACTTTTAAGACATTAGCAAGTAAATGCACCAAATTTATTGTTTGTTCAGATATTGCTTGCGTCTTTAAACATTTCTAAATCTGACTAAATAAAATTTAAATATTAATTTGCTTCAATTTAAAATTCAACACACTTTTGTGCTTTTATTCCTTGTTCTTTAAATGGATGCCTTATTAGTTTCATTTCTGTAACTAAATCAGCGTAATTGATAATTGAATCAGACGCTCCTCTTCCAGTTAAGACAATATGATTTTTTCTATTATTTAAGCTTTCTAGAAAAGTTATTATGTCTTCGGGTGCAAGATAACCAAGTTTTGTCGCAATATTAATTTCATCAAGAATGATAAGTTTATAAGATTCGTTCTTTATGTATTTTTTGGCTAGTTGCCATGCCTCTTGAACTAATTGTTCATCTCTTATCCTGTCTTGTGTTTCCCAAGTGAATCCCTCACCTAATGAATGCCAAGATATGTTTGAAGACAAATTTTTAAGTGCTTTCTCTTCTCCAGTGGTCCAGCCTCCTTTTATAAATTGAATTATTGCTACTTTATAGCCATGTCCTATCGTCCTTAAAGCCATACCTAAAGATGCAGTTGTCTTGCCCTTCCCATTCCCTGTAAAAACAATCAATAATCCTTTTTTTGTTTTTCTAATTTGTAGTCTTTCGG encodes:
- a CDS encoding CPBP family intramembrane glutamic endopeptidase, whose protein sequence is MIFQNTSKSKLTLAFISIVITFFVWQQGLRDSLNRPSVSFDISQKEQEIAELSVQSIPVNFKKFFIINDPVVQINKSLSDVSFEELTERNKLIRIITSESNDPLIYKNISKDFQDKNYQFLIDEIEKKSNNNSYKVNSEKFDLFKGDRFLYHLLSRKFDFDDSALITKSFSSKMFFKILAIRLIPLLTILIGSILALKIIWTTISLKKFGWKEIKSLDLELIDMVLLIAGGFVVLGEVVSPLFSISLVELFSKNISNELSQSLKIFFGYLFMAIPPLWIVFYQIKSLNGEFTFKKDYLQFNFLPIKYAIIQGIKGWLTIVPFVLLISLIMNSLIDNQNGSNPLLEIVLNNNNYLSFFLLFVTTTLLAPLFEEIIFRGILLPTLSRDFGVISGIIVSAFIFALAHLSLGEMPPLFVLGIGLAITRIASGSLFSSVIMHSLWNGLTFLNLFLLRT
- a CDS encoding peptidoglycan D,D-transpeptidase FtsI family protein codes for the protein MKKYKKIVRLIPLDQRRFKFLYIFSLLLIFCLFGRLVKLQVFNASDLQRKARLIQSSKTNALKKRRAIVDRNNRLVAYDKPLYKLWAHPKYFNFPGDSINRVRSIEEVTEKLSSILDINGEILLSKFNNKVSGIKLLDKISEEKAEKIKNLQISGLDLFKYSQRYYPQGELYSNLVGFVNDENKASAGLELHLDNQIKVFNKSNLIKRGGDGTPLPDNSAPGDFISDYKSLGLTLDSKLQKASFNALSKQVSKWKAKKGFAIVMDVNNGRILSLVTFPSYDPNKFWQYNSELFRGWYSQDLFEPGSTFKPINLALALEEKVIQKDGVVEDIGKINVGGWTLSNWDKKGNGYIDYPKVLQVSSNVGMVKIMQNLDPTIYWDRLKNLGINKNLETDLFESTAGQLKSKDLFVNQSIEPAVTSFGKGFSISPLKLLQLHAALANGGFEVTPHVTSTFKERVNKNPKKQFFSPDVSKIVLQWMESVVDKGSGSGAKIEDYRIAGKTGTSQKAINGSYTNKKVCSFVATLPVNDPKFAVLVVVDEPSKSYAYGSTVAVPVAKEIIESLIVIEKIPPNVNDHGMIVKKP
- the tal gene encoding transaldolase, with product MKSILEQLSSMTVVVADTGDLDSIKKFQPRDATTNPSLILAAAKNPDYVKLIDKALESSQKTLSQGFSEIELIKETVDQVSVFFGKEILKIISGRVSTEVDARLSFDTDATVEKARKLINLYKNFGIEKERILIKIAATWEGIKAAEILEKEGIKCNLTLLFNFCQAVTCANAKITLISPFVGRILDWHKAKTGKTSFVGAEDPGVISVTQIYNYFKEKGFKTEVMGASFRNLDEIKELAGCDLLTIAPKFLEELKKEKGELVRKLDESTQINNSIDYEFEEKDFRLSMLEDQMASEKLSEGITGFSKAIEELEELLIKRYSEIKNHKLIPAN
- a CDS encoding NAD(P)/FAD-dependent oxidoreductase — encoded protein: MIEFDVVIIGGGLSGSSTALNLSKKGYSVLIIEKEKSQDYKPCAGGMASSMQRFLPLNIEDCIESKIKNVEFRWKAADNVTADLTGESPFWIVKREKLDQLLLNESLSNGAQIMRPLLIEKIIKKNDKWEITCNNKIKYITEFLVIADGSQSKWASYFNLGPRKPKFANTISLRLKGLGEIPRDAVRFEFGFIKYGFAWAFPLRESLNIGLGTFINNGLLENQAINKQVIRSFGFDDFTNKTITKKLRIWNGFHSINGDKVLAVGDAASLCDPFLAEGIRPSLISSFYAAEYIDQFLSGKVDDLNLYTKKINNIWGKSMAWGRRIAQVFYRFPRTGYQLGVKRKTAPKRIAQILSGEMSYEDIAKRVIRRLLTKRGA
- the frr gene encoding ribosome recycling factor yields the protein MKEKEIQENMNKSIEATQRNFNTIRTGRANASLLDRVSVEYYGAETPIKSLATISTVDSQTISIQPFDISCLQAIEKSISMSDLGITPNNDGKVIRINVPPLTEERRKEFCKLASKYAEEGKVALRNIRRDAVDKEKKDEKDGLISIDESRDNQSEIQKITDKYIALIETKLSEKEKEILKV
- the pyrH gene encoding UMP kinase; its protein translation is MTYKRVLLKLSGEALMGEKPYGIDPAIVQSIAEDVSKVVENNVQLAIVVGGGNIFRGLKGSADGMDRATADYVGMLATVMNAISLQDGLERVGVATRVQTAIEMQEIAEPYIRRRAMRHLEKGRVVVFGGGCGNPFFTTDTTAALRAAEINAEVVMKATKVDGVYDRDPNQFKEAKKYSSLSYQQVLSDEIAVMDSTAIALCKDNNIPIMVFDIFKKGNISRAVAGEPIGSLIS
- the cobO gene encoding cob(I)yrinic acid a,c-diamide adenosyltransferase, whose translation is MQEKPSSSEKIFNLDNQANKLGMGGKLSPDSDESSYKKRMQQRKDIQAERLQIRKTKKGLLIVFTGNGKGKTTASLGMALRTIGHGYKVAIIQFIKGGWTTGEEKALKNLSSNISWHSLGEGFTWETQDRIRDEQLVQEAWQLAKKYIKNESYKLIILDEINIATKLGYLAPEDIITFLESLNNRKNHIVLTGRGASDSIINYADLVTEMKLIRHPFKEQGIKAQKCVEF